A genomic region of Enterococcus sp. 12C11_DIV0727 contains the following coding sequences:
- the cydB gene encoding cytochrome d ubiquinol oxidase subunit II: MSTLQLLWFVLIGILFSGFFFLEGFDFGVGMSVQTLAHDEEEKEQIIQTIGPVWDGNEVWLLTAGGAMFASFPYWYASLFSGFYLILFIILVGLIIRGVSFEFRHRMPDGKRRRLWNWTLSIGSFIVPFFFGVLFIDLIQGMPLDVDGNMMASFTDYINVFSVVGGVALSLLCYLHGLNYIALKTEGPVRERARNYASFFYWILYVGLVVFAALLYFKTDFFDNHFVVTLLLVVGIVALTVVANVSVFKKKEMLAFLASGLTLILLVALLFSGLFPRVMIGSEGYYDILIKDASSSPYTLKTMTWLSLTILPFVLAYTGWSYYVFRKRIKHPAIAAAGYEG; this comes from the coding sequence ATGAGTACGTTGCAATTGCTTTGGTTTGTCTTAATTGGTATTTTATTCTCAGGCTTCTTCTTCTTAGAAGGTTTTGACTTTGGCGTGGGGATGTCGGTTCAAACATTGGCTCATGATGAAGAAGAAAAAGAACAAATCATCCAAACGATTGGACCGGTTTGGGATGGTAATGAAGTCTGGTTATTAACAGCAGGTGGGGCGATGTTTGCATCTTTCCCATACTGGTATGCTTCATTGTTTAGCGGGTTTTACTTGATTTTATTTATCATTTTAGTTGGTTTGATCATTCGCGGTGTGTCATTTGAATTTCGTCACCGGATGCCAGATGGTAAACGCCGTAGACTGTGGAACTGGACATTATCGATCGGTAGTTTTATCGTACCGTTTTTCTTCGGTGTTCTATTCATTGATTTAATTCAAGGAATGCCGCTTGACGTAGACGGGAATATGATGGCGTCATTTACAGATTATATTAATGTGTTTTCTGTGGTTGGTGGCGTTGCATTGTCTTTATTATGCTACTTACATGGTTTAAATTATATTGCCTTAAAAACAGAAGGGCCAGTCAGAGAACGTGCACGTAACTATGCGTCATTCTTCTATTGGATTTTATATGTGGGCTTAGTTGTGTTTGCAGCGTTGTTGTACTTCAAAACAGATTTCTTTGATAATCATTTTGTCGTGACGTTATTATTAGTGGTAGGAATCGTTGCCTTAACAGTGGTTGCCAATGTGAGTGTCTTTAAGAAAAAAGAAATGTTGGCGTTTCTTGCTAGTGGCTTAACGTTGATTCTTTTAGTGGCGTTATTATTTAGTGGCTTGTTCCCACGTGTCATGATTGGGAGTGAGGGGTACTATGATATCTTGATCAAAGATGCTTCAAGTTCTCCATATACTTTGAAAACAATGACATGGTTATCATTAACGATTTTACCATTCGTATTAGCTTATACAGGCTGGTCTTATTATGTCTTTAGAAAACGTATCAAACATCCAGCAATTGCTGCTGCGGGGTATGAAGGATGA